The following proteins are co-located in the Lagopus muta isolate bLagMut1 chromosome 11, bLagMut1 primary, whole genome shotgun sequence genome:
- the CFAP100 gene encoding cilia- and flagella-associated protein 100 isoform X2 encodes MSVLSSNHSALSQETHSTYSTGTTSESRMPPVYEESVCESLSSKPGMETYLVSEFPEEDKESIYKNPFTVPPDIDIFAIRNKERKKAKEEREKMKTMKIHEKMTYSAKNKAKEKGFRKALQKEEEEENRKQATDEERLKALQECLSWKIAIKKDYPLEKETFRDYINDRREIFLLEYAIAVKREEIQKLENIAKKEERKLEKAENNLEKDIAVFDEFLKENHKSSIQALKIAEKESAVKAKKIVEIHAISSQIMSLQSDITRFENSLREYKMYRDFLYQLSPKEWQEEYEKKREKKLKTASKADRGSASEKESLNTSLSSGTRPWLRSLLKPLTTENPNSSEDQEAEACSDEDEEPELYFTDPQQLLSILTEMEEQNFSYLCNFQETEKEMNEFQHIFIDTQKRKDRERTQQKEVLLTLKSTVTKLEERAADLKLRVEDFSSEREADVQDKMLASLRKKVREIYGQCIGESREGMETVEMLAAIEKKLIELLDNLERIPPAKIAEIEKAKKKEQRMRLREEKEQQQKQLQEEKLQRALERAQAIIQKKTGRRLMFRSSPPARKEKKKHNQEQRDKDKEEILYYFT; translated from the exons ATGTCTGTGCTGTCCAGCAATCATTCAGCCTTATCACAAGAAACCCACAGCACTTACAGTACTGGAACAACTTCTG AATCAAGGATGCCACCTGTATATGAAGAGTCAGTCTGTGAGAGTCTCTCTTCTAAACCTGGAATGGAAACCTACCTTGTGTCAG AATTCCCAGAAGAGGATAAAGAATCCATTTACAAAAATCCATTTACAGTTCCTCCAGATATTGATATTTTTGCAATAaggaacaaggaaagaaaaaaggcaaaggag GAACGTGAAAAGATGAAGACCATGAAAATTCATGAGAAAATGACTTACTCTGCTAAAAacaaggcaaaggaaaaagggtttaGGAAAGCTTtgcaaaaggaagaggaagaagaaaacagaaaacaggcaACAGATGAAGAGAGACTGAAAGCTCTTCAGGAGTGTCTTTCATGGAAGATAGCCATTAAAAAAG ATTatccactagaaaaagaaaCTTTCCGTGACTACATAAATGACAGAAGAGAGATATTTTTACTTGAG TATGCCATAGCAGTGAAGAGAGAAGAGATTCAAAAGTTGGAGAACAtagcaaagaaagaggaaagaaaactggaaaaggctgaaaaCAACCTGGAGAAGGATATTGCCGTGTTTGATGAGTTCCTGAAGGAGAACCATAAAAGCTCCATTCAAGCCCTGAAAAT TGCTGAAAAAGAATCTGcagtgaaagcaaagaaaatagtAGAGATCCACGCAATTAGTTCCCAAATAATGAGCCTCCAAAG TGATATAACCAGATTTGAGAATTCTCTGCGAGAGTACAAGATGTACAGAGACTTCCTCTATCAGCTATCTCCAAAAGAATGGCAGGAggaatatgaaaaaaagcgtgaaaagaagttgaaaacaGCATCCAAAGCTGACAGAGGAAGTGCCTCGGAGAAGG AAAGTTTGAACACAAGTTTATCATCTGGGACCAGACCATGGCTCAGAAGCCTCCTGAAACCTCTCACAACAGAAAATCC aaaTTCATCGGAGGATCAAGAGGCTGAAGCCTGCTCGGATGAAGATGAG GAGCCTGAGCTGTATTTTACTGACCCCCAACAACTGCTGTCTATTTTAACGGAAATGGAGGAACAGAATTTCTCCTACCTCTGTAATTTCcaggagacagagaaagaaatgaatgagtTTCAACACATCTTCATCGACACACAAAAAAGGAA GGATCGTGAGAGAACGCAGCAGAAAGAAGTTTTGCTCACCTTGAAATCCACTGTCACCAAATTggaagagagagcagcagacCTGAAGCTCAGAGTTGAAGACTTTTCCTCAGAACGTGAAGCTGATGTCCAG GATAAAATGCTTGCAAGCTTGAGAAAAAAAGTGCGGGAGATCTATGGTCAGTGCATTGGAGAAAGCAGGGAAGGCATGGAGACAGTGGAGATGCTGGcagcaatagaaaaaaagctCATTGAGTTACTGGACAACCTGGAAAGAATTCCACCTGCAAAGATAGCAGAGATtgaaaaagccaagaaaaaagaacagagaatgaG gctgagagaggaaaaggaacaacagcagaagcagctgcaggaggagaaactGCAACGGGCCCTGGAGAGAGCACAGGCAATCATACAGAAAAAG ACTGGCAGAAGGCTGATGTTCCGTTCCAGCCCACCtgccaggaaggaaaagaaaaagcacaaccAAGAACAAAGGGataaagacaaagaagaaatactgtACTATTTCACTTGA
- the CFAP100 gene encoding cilia- and flagella-associated protein 100 isoform X1 produces the protein MSVLSSNHSALSQETHSTYSTGTTSESRMPPVYEESVCESLSSKPGMETYLVSEFPEEDKESIYKNPFTVPPDIDIFAIRNKERKKAKEEREKMKTMKIHEKMTYSAKNKAKEKGFRKALQKEEEEENRKQATDEERLKALQECLSWKIAIKKDYPLEKETFRDYINDRREIFLLEYAIAVKREEIQKLENIAKKEERKLEKAENNLEKDIAVFDEFLKENHKSSIQALKIAEKESAVKAKKIVEIHAISSQIMSLQSDITRFENSLREYKMYRDFLYQLSPKEWQEEYEKKREKKLKTASKADRGSASEKDQGLTIGMSISGIDVPISLPSAESLNTSLSSGTRPWLRSLLKPLTTENPNSSEDQEAEACSDEDEEPELYFTDPQQLLSILTEMEEQNFSYLCNFQETEKEMNEFQHIFIDTQKRKDRERTQQKEVLLTLKSTVTKLEERAADLKLRVEDFSSEREADVQDKMLASLRKKVREIYGQCIGESREGMETVEMLAAIEKKLIELLDNLERIPPAKIAEIEKAKKKEQRMRLREEKEQQQKQLQEEKLQRALERAQAIIQKKTGRRLMFRSSPPARKEKKKHNQEQRDKDKEEILYYFT, from the exons ATGTCTGTGCTGTCCAGCAATCATTCAGCCTTATCACAAGAAACCCACAGCACTTACAGTACTGGAACAACTTCTG AATCAAGGATGCCACCTGTATATGAAGAGTCAGTCTGTGAGAGTCTCTCTTCTAAACCTGGAATGGAAACCTACCTTGTGTCAG AATTCCCAGAAGAGGATAAAGAATCCATTTACAAAAATCCATTTACAGTTCCTCCAGATATTGATATTTTTGCAATAaggaacaaggaaagaaaaaaggcaaaggag GAACGTGAAAAGATGAAGACCATGAAAATTCATGAGAAAATGACTTACTCTGCTAAAAacaaggcaaaggaaaaagggtttaGGAAAGCTTtgcaaaaggaagaggaagaagaaaacagaaaacaggcaACAGATGAAGAGAGACTGAAAGCTCTTCAGGAGTGTCTTTCATGGAAGATAGCCATTAAAAAAG ATTatccactagaaaaagaaaCTTTCCGTGACTACATAAATGACAGAAGAGAGATATTTTTACTTGAG TATGCCATAGCAGTGAAGAGAGAAGAGATTCAAAAGTTGGAGAACAtagcaaagaaagaggaaagaaaactggaaaaggctgaaaaCAACCTGGAGAAGGATATTGCCGTGTTTGATGAGTTCCTGAAGGAGAACCATAAAAGCTCCATTCAAGCCCTGAAAAT TGCTGAAAAAGAATCTGcagtgaaagcaaagaaaatagtAGAGATCCACGCAATTAGTTCCCAAATAATGAGCCTCCAAAG TGATATAACCAGATTTGAGAATTCTCTGCGAGAGTACAAGATGTACAGAGACTTCCTCTATCAGCTATCTCCAAAAGAATGGCAGGAggaatatgaaaaaaagcgtgaaaagaagttgaaaacaGCATCCAAAGCTGACAGAGGAAGTGCCTCGGAGAAGG ACCAGGGTCTGACCATTGGGATGAGTATAAGTGGTATAGATGTGCCAATTTCTCTGCCGTCTGCAGAAAGTTTGAACACAAGTTTATCATCTGGGACCAGACCATGGCTCAGAAGCCTCCTGAAACCTCTCACAACAGAAAATCC aaaTTCATCGGAGGATCAAGAGGCTGAAGCCTGCTCGGATGAAGATGAG GAGCCTGAGCTGTATTTTACTGACCCCCAACAACTGCTGTCTATTTTAACGGAAATGGAGGAACAGAATTTCTCCTACCTCTGTAATTTCcaggagacagagaaagaaatgaatgagtTTCAACACATCTTCATCGACACACAAAAAAGGAA GGATCGTGAGAGAACGCAGCAGAAAGAAGTTTTGCTCACCTTGAAATCCACTGTCACCAAATTggaagagagagcagcagacCTGAAGCTCAGAGTTGAAGACTTTTCCTCAGAACGTGAAGCTGATGTCCAG GATAAAATGCTTGCAAGCTTGAGAAAAAAAGTGCGGGAGATCTATGGTCAGTGCATTGGAGAAAGCAGGGAAGGCATGGAGACAGTGGAGATGCTGGcagcaatagaaaaaaagctCATTGAGTTACTGGACAACCTGGAAAGAATTCCACCTGCAAAGATAGCAGAGATtgaaaaagccaagaaaaaagaacagagaatgaG gctgagagaggaaaaggaacaacagcagaagcagctgcaggaggagaaactGCAACGGGCCCTGGAGAGAGCACAGGCAATCATACAGAAAAAG ACTGGCAGAAGGCTGATGTTCCGTTCCAGCCCACCtgccaggaaggaaaagaaaaagcacaaccAAGAACAAAGGGataaagacaaagaagaaatactgtACTATTTCACTTGA